Proteins encoded in a region of the Acidimicrobiales bacterium genome:
- a CDS encoding type II toxin-antitoxin system RelE/ParE family toxin: MSRYEVHIARRAVKSLARLPRREQQRIRAAIDLLADEPRPPGCVALKGEERAYRVRVGDYRIIYEVHDRRLVVLVVSVGHRRDVYRS; encoded by the coding sequence GTGAGCCGCTATGAGGTCCACATCGCGCGTCGAGCGGTGAAGTCGCTTGCCCGTTTGCCCAGGCGTGAGCAGCAGCGGATCCGAGCTGCGATCGACCTGCTGGCAGACGAGCCTCGTCCGCCGGGGTGTGTGGCCCTCAAGGGCGAGGAGCGCGCCTACCGAGTTCGGGTCGGTGACTATCGGATCATCTACGAGGTGCACGACCGTCGCCTCGTCGTGCTCGTGGTGAGCGTGGGTCACCGCCGAGACGTCTACAGATCCTGA
- a CDS encoding carboxymuconolactone decarboxylase family protein — protein sequence MSTHPSAPRLTPLTLDEMTDDQRELVGAAGQSRPLNIFATLVRAPGLYRRWSTFAGKLLRGGKLPERDRELVILRTALRCAAAYEWGQHISIARDAGLSDEEILRVAEGPSADGWSDHDRALVTAVDELHDAHCLGDATWQALASSYTDQQMIELTFLSGHYAMLAGALNSFGVQPEGPLPGLGEV from the coding sequence ATGAGCACCCACCCTTCGGCCCCTCGTCTCACCCCCTTGACCCTCGACGAGATGACCGACGACCAGCGCGAGCTGGTGGGCGCGGCGGGCCAGAGCCGACCGCTGAACATCTTCGCCACGCTGGTGCGTGCTCCAGGCCTCTACCGGCGGTGGTCGACCTTCGCCGGGAAGCTGCTACGAGGCGGCAAGCTGCCCGAGCGCGACCGCGAGCTGGTGATCCTGCGCACCGCGCTCCGCTGCGCCGCCGCCTACGAGTGGGGCCAGCACATCTCGATCGCCCGTGATGCCGGCCTCAGCGACGAGGAGATCCTCCGGGTCGCCGAAGGCCCGTCGGCCGACGGATGGAGCGACCACGACCGTGCCCTCGTCACCGCGGTCGACGAGCTCCACGATGCGCACTGCCTCGGCGACGCGACCTGGCAGGCGCTCGCATCGAGCTACACCGACCAGCAGATGATCGAGCTGACCTTCCTGTCCGGTCACTACGCCATGCTGGCCGGGGCGCTGAACTCCTTTGGCGTGCAACCCGAGGGGCCGCTCCCCGGCCTGGGCGAGGTCTGA
- a CDS encoding M3 family oligoendopeptidase has protein sequence MSIDLPPRWDVSDVFPDLGSRQFAAAREELGAELTRLSGLYDEHDVRGGETRPVDEVTVEAFESVLDATNDVLERVRVLYAFISSFVTTDARHDLAQGELSSLQAELAELSKLRSRFDAWVAVLGDEELTKRSQLAADHAYPLERATVRSTHQMTEPEEALQADLSLTGSSAWQRLYTTFTSQLTAAVAGEELPMSQVRGLAYDADTERRREAFDAELGAWRASSVPVIAALNAIKGEASTLNRRRGFADDLEPALLSNGVDRQTLEAMQGACVDAFPDFRRYLRTKAGILGHEGGLPWWDLFAPVGGEPSQTWSEATAAVTSSFGSYSPQLERLARRAVDERWIDAEPRDGKRDGAFCMGFDGDRSLVLMNFDGSARDVSTLAHELGHAYHNVTLADRTPMQRQLPMALAETASIFCETILMQDGLAAATGDERLGLIEGDLQASCQIVVDIHSRFLFERAFGEARAKRTVSADEACALMAEAQEATYGDGLHDEHRHPWMWAAKPHYYSSAFYNWPYTFGLLFGLGLYARYQADPERFRAGYDDLLSSVGLAGAADLAARFDIDVRDRAFWDASLDVIRTRIDDFEKLAALPT, from the coding sequence ATGAGCATCGACCTGCCGCCCCGCTGGGACGTGAGCGACGTCTTCCCCGATCTCGGCTCGCGCCAGTTCGCCGCCGCCCGTGAGGAGCTCGGCGCCGAGCTGACCCGGCTGTCAGGCCTCTACGACGAGCACGACGTGCGGGGTGGTGAGACCCGCCCCGTCGACGAGGTGACCGTGGAGGCCTTCGAGTCCGTGCTGGACGCGACCAACGACGTGCTCGAGCGGGTGCGCGTCCTGTACGCCTTCATCTCGTCGTTCGTCACCACCGACGCGCGCCACGACCTCGCCCAGGGAGAGCTGTCGTCGTTGCAGGCCGAGCTGGCGGAGCTGTCCAAGCTGCGGAGCCGCTTCGACGCATGGGTCGCCGTACTCGGCGACGAGGAGCTCACGAAGCGCTCCCAGCTCGCCGCCGACCACGCCTACCCCCTCGAGCGGGCGACGGTGCGCTCCACCCACCAGATGACCGAGCCCGAGGAAGCCCTCCAGGCCGACCTCTCCCTCACCGGCTCCAGCGCGTGGCAGCGGCTCTACACCACCTTCACCTCCCAGCTCACCGCCGCCGTAGCCGGCGAGGAGCTGCCGATGAGCCAGGTGCGCGGCCTCGCATACGACGCCGACACCGAGCGGCGACGGGAGGCCTTCGACGCCGAGCTGGGAGCCTGGCGGGCCAGCTCGGTGCCCGTCATCGCCGCCCTCAACGCCATCAAGGGGGAGGCGTCGACCCTGAACCGCAGGCGAGGGTTCGCCGACGACCTCGAGCCCGCCCTGCTCTCCAACGGGGTCGACCGCCAGACCCTGGAGGCCATGCAAGGCGCCTGCGTCGATGCCTTCCCCGACTTCCGCCGCTACCTGCGTACCAAGGCCGGGATCCTCGGCCACGAGGGTGGTCTGCCGTGGTGGGACCTGTTCGCGCCGGTCGGCGGCGAGCCGTCGCAGACGTGGTCGGAGGCCACCGCCGCGGTCACCTCCTCGTTCGGCTCCTACTCACCGCAGCTCGAGCGCCTCGCCCGCCGGGCCGTCGACGAGCGGTGGATCGACGCCGAACCCCGCGACGGCAAGCGCGACGGTGCCTTCTGCATGGGCTTCGACGGCGACCGGTCGCTCGTGCTCATGAACTTCGACGGCTCGGCGCGCGACGTCTCGACCCTCGCCCACGAGCTCGGCCACGCCTACCACAACGTGACGCTCGCAGACCGGACGCCGATGCAACGCCAGCTCCCCATGGCCCTTGCCGAGACGGCCAGCATCTTCTGCGAGACCATCCTCATGCAGGACGGCCTCGCCGCCGCGACCGGCGACGAGCGCCTCGGCCTGATCGAGGGCGACCTCCAGGCCTCGTGCCAGATCGTCGTCGACATCCACAGCCGCTTCCTGTTCGAGCGCGCCTTCGGCGAGGCACGCGCCAAGCGGACGGTGTCGGCCGACGAGGCGTGCGCCCTCATGGCCGAGGCCCAGGAGGCCACCTACGGCGACGGCCTCCACGACGAGCACCGCCACCCGTGGATGTGGGCGGCCAAGCCGCACTACTACTCCAGCGCCTTCTACAACTGGCCGTACACGTTCGGGCTGCTGTTCGGTCTCGGCCTCTACGCCCGCTACCAGGCCGACCCGGAGCGGTTCCGGGCCGGCTACGACGACCTGCTCTCGTCCGTCGGCCTCGCCGGAGCCGCCGACCTCGCCGCCCGGTTCGACATCGACGTGCGCGACCGTGCCTTCTGGGACGCCAGCCTCGACGTCATCCGGACCCGCATCGACGACTTCGAGAAGCTCGCCGCGCTGCCTACCTGA
- the trkA gene encoding Trk system potassium transporter TrkA yields MHVVIVGAGEVGWYLAERLGTEHDVVVIEQDESTASAIGEDLDIQVIVGNGCHPSVLAEAGIERASLLAGVTQSDEVNLIASLLAKGAGVPKTVVRVQTEELRGPAGRELLLAVGADVVIDPDADTAEEILELAHLSGADEVYPMVGGELVVIGAVIRSGSAVAGRRLSEVGAEFEPHWQFLFGAVTRGGETIIPRGDEVLEVGDHVRVLTTKVARRETLQLIGAVSRRVRRLMILGGGAVGSMVATAMSAEGAEVVIIERDLVRAQHLAAASPKVRVIHGDITDVALLSEESIATMDVVVATSGEDTANVLACAYAAAEGSGFTVAVMHRLALLPLVGKFGIDATLSPRTASANAVLREMRGGGGSVATFLESDVEVNEFTVAPGSPADGAVVADLHVSRSVLLGAAVHADGTVEIVRGPTRLVAGDKVVVFARASDLHKASQHLTA; encoded by the coding sequence GTGCACGTGGTCATCGTCGGAGCCGGTGAGGTTGGGTGGTACCTGGCGGAGCGTCTGGGCACCGAGCACGACGTGGTCGTGATCGAGCAGGACGAGTCCACGGCGAGCGCCATCGGTGAGGACCTCGACATCCAGGTCATCGTGGGGAACGGGTGCCACCCCTCGGTGCTGGCCGAGGCGGGCATCGAGCGCGCCTCGCTGCTGGCGGGGGTGACCCAGAGCGACGAGGTCAACCTCATCGCCTCGCTCCTCGCCAAGGGCGCGGGCGTCCCGAAGACGGTCGTGCGGGTCCAGACCGAGGAGCTGCGGGGTCCGGCGGGGCGGGAGCTGCTGTTGGCTGTCGGGGCCGACGTGGTGATCGACCCCGACGCCGACACGGCCGAGGAGATCCTCGAGCTCGCCCACCTGTCCGGCGCCGACGAGGTCTACCCCATGGTCGGTGGGGAGCTGGTGGTCATCGGTGCGGTCATCCGGTCGGGCTCGGCGGTGGCCGGCCGTCGGCTGAGCGAGGTCGGGGCGGAGTTCGAGCCGCACTGGCAGTTCCTCTTCGGGGCGGTGACCCGAGGTGGTGAGACCATCATCCCCCGGGGCGACGAGGTGCTCGAGGTCGGTGACCACGTGCGGGTGCTGACCACCAAGGTCGCTCGCCGCGAGACCCTGCAGCTGATCGGCGCCGTCAGCCGGCGGGTGCGTCGCTTGATGATCCTCGGCGGGGGCGCGGTGGGGTCGATGGTCGCCACGGCCATGTCGGCCGAGGGTGCCGAGGTGGTGATCATCGAGCGCGACCTCGTCCGGGCACAGCACCTCGCAGCCGCGTCGCCGAAGGTGCGGGTCATCCACGGCGACATCACCGACGTGGCGCTGCTGTCCGAGGAGTCGATCGCGACGATGGACGTGGTGGTCGCGACCTCTGGCGAGGACACCGCCAACGTGCTCGCCTGCGCCTACGCCGCCGCGGAGGGGTCCGGCTTCACCGTCGCGGTGATGCACCGGCTGGCGCTGCTGCCCCTTGTGGGCAAGTTCGGGATCGACGCGACCCTCAGCCCCCGGACGGCGTCGGCGAACGCGGTTCTGCGCGAGATGCGCGGCGGTGGCGGCTCGGTGGCCACGTTCCTGGAGAGCGACGTGGAGGTCAACGAGTTCACCGTCGCTCCGGGGAGCCCCGCCGACGGCGCCGTCGTGGCGGATCTCCACGTATCGCGCTCGGTCCTCCTGGGTGCCGCGGTGCACGCTGACGGCACGGTGGAGATCGTGCGCGGTCCGACGAGGCTGGTCGCCGGTGACAAGGTCGTGGTGTTCGCCCGCGCCAGCGACCTGCACAAGGCCAGTCAGCACCTCACCGCATGA
- a CDS encoding type II toxin-antitoxin system Phd/YefM family antitoxin, which yields MYDSYMSDIAVSEARSRLAEIIDEARRSREPVYVTRRGRRVAVILDADLYDQVVEAAEDAIDRYELEAAREEDDYVPWDEVKADLGLA from the coding sequence ATGTACGATTCGTACATGAGCGATATCGCCGTGAGCGAAGCGAGGAGCCGGCTTGCCGAGATCATCGACGAGGCGAGGCGATCACGCGAGCCCGTCTATGTCACGCGGCGAGGTCGACGCGTGGCCGTGATCCTCGACGCCGACCTGTACGACCAGGTCGTCGAGGCGGCTGAGGACGCGATCGATCGATACGAGCTCGAAGCCGCTCGGGAAGAGGACGACTACGTGCCTTGGGATGAGGTCAAGGCGGACCTGGGCTTGGCGTGA
- a CDS encoding HNH endonuclease signature motif containing protein produces MLLRFACGGRVQFVMTINGEAVGVGRAERVVPRWLRRLVTRRDGRCRCCGGPIHQIHHLWHWSRGGPTDLDNLVALCWTCHNNIHNHGWRISGDPNATLTFFNQWGTAVTTTVQPLRRSVAKRMAKYDPLAERRFAPTPQPSPDGARTRSSPPTTTGGELPARAGPGPGTAPSRC; encoded by the coding sequence GTGCTCTTGCGGTTCGCGTGCGGCGGTCGGGTGCAGTTCGTGATGACGATCAACGGCGAAGCGGTCGGGGTCGGGCGCGCCGAGCGGGTGGTTCCCCGCTGGCTGCGCCGGCTGGTGACGCGGCGTGACGGTCGCTGCCGCTGCTGCGGCGGGCCCATCCACCAGATCCACCACCTCTGGCACTGGTCACGAGGCGGACCGACGGACCTCGACAACTTGGTGGCGTTGTGCTGGACCTGCCACAACAACATCCACAACCACGGGTGGCGCATCAGCGGCGACCCCAACGCCACCCTGACGTTCTTCAACCAGTGGGGGACCGCGGTGACCACCACCGTCCAACCCCTACGCCGAAGCGTCGCCAAGCGCATGGCGAAGTACGACCCCCTCGCCGAACGACGCTTCGCACCCACACCGCAGCCTTCGCCGGACGGTGCGCGGACCCGATCATCGCCGCCGACCACCACCGGCGGTGAGCTGCCTGCACGGGCCGGGCCCGGTCCGGGCACCGCGCCCAGCCGCTGCTGA
- a CDS encoding VOC family protein encodes MTSVQPRWRGINHLALVTTDMDATVRFWHGVLGARLVTTIGAASFRHYFFDFGPEQTVAFFEYRNAKIEPFSKPAGVPDPRAAQFDHLAFNLADEHALEELAARLKAHGCAVTDVVDHVFVRSIYFTDPNGIALEASWWVIDPTGRDADYGDRRLFSDPDPVPAVRELIETGALASTPATALAGEDGGASVDPA; translated from the coding sequence ATGACCTCCGTGCAGCCCCGTTGGCGGGGCATCAACCACCTGGCGCTGGTGACGACCGACATGGATGCCACGGTCCGCTTCTGGCACGGCGTGCTGGGAGCCAGGCTCGTGACCACCATCGGCGCTGCCAGCTTCCGGCACTACTTCTTCGACTTCGGCCCCGAGCAGACCGTGGCCTTCTTCGAGTACCGCAACGCCAAGATCGAGCCGTTCTCGAAGCCCGCCGGGGTCCCCGACCCGAGAGCGGCGCAGTTCGACCACCTGGCGTTCAACCTCGCCGACGAGCACGCCCTCGAGGAGCTCGCCGCCCGCCTCAAGGCCCACGGGTGCGCCGTCACCGATGTCGTCGACCACGTCTTCGTGCGCTCCATCTACTTCACCGACCCGAACGGCATCGCCCTCGAGGCCTCGTGGTGGGTCATCGACCCGACCGGCCGCGACGCCGACTATGGCGACCGCCGTCTCTTCTCCGACCCCGACCCGGTGCCGGCGGTGCGCGAGCTGATCGAGACCGGCGCCCTCGCCTCCACGCCCGCCACCGCCCTGGCGGGCGAAGACGGCGGCGCGAGCGTCGACCCGGCGTAG
- a CDS encoding response regulator: MLVLICDDEAPIRTLFRMAFEDEGAEVVEAVDGNDCIACVERHTPDVVILDLFMPERDGMATLPELRRRCPHAVVLVVSGQAPVDVFEQTRRRGATACFDKVSFLPRIPELVARYGSPV, encoded by the coding sequence GTGCTTGTCCTCATCTGCGACGACGAGGCGCCCATCCGCACCCTGTTCCGGATGGCCTTCGAGGACGAGGGCGCCGAGGTGGTCGAGGCCGTCGATGGCAACGACTGCATCGCCTGCGTCGAGCGCCACACGCCCGACGTCGTCATCCTCGACCTCTTCATGCCCGAGCGCGACGGCATGGCGACCCTGCCCGAGCTCCGACGTCGCTGCCCGCATGCCGTGGTGCTCGTGGTGAGCGGGCAGGCGCCGGTCGACGTGTTCGAGCAGACCCGGCGGCGAGGCGCCACTGCCTGCTTCGACAAGGTCAGCTTCCTTCCCCGGATCCCCGAATTGGTCGCCCGGTACGGGAGCCCCGTCTGA
- a CDS encoding LLM class flavin-dependent oxidoreductase, giving the protein MELWSTRTPEVRTAEGQAERAELAGWDGITFTDSQNLVGDPFVAVALASRVTERLRFATAVTNLATRHPAALANVAVTVQEESGGRFLLGVGRGDTALFHLGRTPMPVAPFGERLQELQTYLRGGSVELNGFASRLRWLDRTREAKVPLDVAASGPKVIDLAARVADRITFAVGADPDRLAWAIELARSAVADAGREPGAVAFGAYVNIGCHPDAETARSLIAGGVAAFAHFSSMPGSTGAGLAERDKAVVAEVGHRYDSHQHLRNDAAHTDVLEPDFVDRFAVVGKPDRCVERLEGLARLGLDRFVLTGPTFGGDREASRLADRLVRTEVLPALREAAPA; this is encoded by the coding sequence GTGGAGCTGTGGAGCACCCGCACCCCCGAGGTGCGCACCGCAGAGGGCCAGGCCGAGCGGGCCGAGCTGGCGGGATGGGACGGCATCACCTTCACCGACTCACAGAACCTGGTCGGCGACCCGTTCGTGGCCGTGGCGCTCGCCTCCCGGGTGACGGAGAGGCTGCGCTTCGCCACGGCCGTGACCAACCTCGCCACCCGCCACCCCGCTGCTCTCGCCAACGTGGCCGTCACCGTGCAGGAGGAGTCGGGCGGGAGGTTCCTGCTGGGCGTCGGCCGGGGCGACACCGCCCTGTTCCATCTGGGCCGCACGCCCATGCCGGTCGCCCCGTTCGGCGAGCGGTTGCAGGAGCTGCAGACCTACCTGCGGGGTGGCTCGGTGGAGCTGAACGGGTTCGCGAGCCGGCTCCGGTGGCTGGACCGGACACGGGAGGCGAAGGTCCCCCTCGACGTGGCCGCGTCCGGGCCGAAGGTGATCGACCTTGCCGCTCGCGTCGCCGACCGCATCACCTTCGCCGTCGGCGCCGACCCCGACCGGCTCGCCTGGGCCATCGAGCTTGCCCGCTCGGCCGTGGCCGACGCGGGCCGGGAGCCCGGTGCGGTGGCGTTCGGCGCCTACGTCAACATCGGCTGCCATCCCGACGCAGAGACGGCTCGCTCTCTGATCGCCGGCGGCGTCGCCGCGTTCGCCCACTTCTCGTCCATGCCGGGCTCCACCGGGGCGGGCCTGGCCGAGAGGGACAAGGCGGTCGTGGCCGAGGTGGGGCATCGCTACGACAGCCACCAGCACCTGCGCAACGACGCCGCCCACACCGACGTCCTCGAGCCGGATTTCGTCGACCGCTTCGCCGTCGTCGGCAAGCCCGATCGCTGCGTCGAGCGGCTCGAGGGGCTCGCTCGCCTCGGGCTCGACCGCTTCGTCCTCACGGGACCGACGTTCGGGGGTGACCGTGAGGCATCCCGCTTGGCCGACCGACTGGTGCGCACCGAGGTGCTCCCGGCACTGCGCGAGGCAGCTCCCGCATGA
- a CDS encoding SDR family NAD(P)-dependent oxidoreductase — protein MSDGGRLAGKTAVVVGAGQTPGETVGNGRATALTFAREGARVFAVDRDRESLDETVAMIREAGGEVTAHVASIGPEEVCRRMIEAAHAALGRIDILHNNVGIGAGDAGVSSLEERAWDRIMDVNLKAMWLTCKHVLPVMRDQRAGAIVNISSIAAIEVPGNLVAYKISKAGVNALTQSLAASNARFNIRANAIMPGLMDTPMAVDAAARASGRTRDEIAAARAAVVPLGHQGTAWDVANAALFLASDESAFVTGVLLSVDGGQSL, from the coding sequence GTGAGCGACGGGGGACGGCTGGCGGGCAAGACGGCGGTGGTCGTCGGTGCCGGCCAGACTCCGGGCGAGACGGTGGGCAACGGCCGCGCCACCGCCCTCACGTTCGCTCGCGAGGGCGCCCGCGTCTTCGCGGTCGACCGCGACAGGGAGTCGCTCGACGAGACCGTCGCCATGATCCGCGAGGCGGGCGGTGAGGTGACGGCGCACGTGGCATCCATCGGGCCCGAGGAGGTGTGCCGCAGGATGATCGAGGCGGCCCACGCCGCGCTCGGCCGGATCGACATCCTCCACAACAACGTGGGCATCGGGGCAGGCGACGCTGGAGTCTCGTCGCTCGAGGAGCGGGCCTGGGACCGGATCATGGACGTCAACCTCAAGGCCATGTGGCTGACCTGCAAGCACGTGCTGCCGGTGATGCGGGACCAGCGGGCCGGGGCCATCGTCAACATCTCGTCCATCGCCGCGATCGAGGTGCCGGGCAATCTCGTGGCTTACAAGATCTCCAAGGCCGGTGTGAACGCCCTGACGCAGTCCCTCGCCGCCAGCAACGCCCGGTTCAACATCCGTGCCAACGCCATCATGCCGGGGCTGATGGACACGCCCATGGCAGTCGACGCCGCAGCACGTGCCTCGGGCCGGACCCGCGACGAGATCGCCGCCGCCCGGGCCGCGGTCGTGCCGCTCGGCCACCAGGGGACCGCGTGGGACGTCGCCAACGCCGCCCTGTTCCTCGCGTCGGACGAGTCGGCCTTCGTGACCGGGGTGCTCCTCTCTGTCGACGGCGGCCAGTCGCTCTGA
- a CDS encoding TauD/TfdA family dioxygenase codes for MTTTETSTAVDPSDLEPLEEQCEWRRDDLGESYVFHLSDEHVSELDAALHEAERRCDDVLDVTKDHFPLPTLGPELARITDELINGRGVTLIRGLPMERYSKERASTIYWGVGAHLGAPWPQNAKGHLLGDVTDQGRSYTDGTSRGNEIGGVPFPFHSDGSDLVGLFCLDPGLRGGASLVANIVTIHNELVRTDPELAAELYQPYPYDLRGEQPPGGKSWYLMPICSRKGARLFVRYIRPYIDSVTRHEDAPLISDRAREALDRVDEMCADPKHHVSMVLQPGDMQFINNYHVLHARKGYEDDRASGKVRHLKRLWLETELLADDEKPAHFRLGRTDSYWSRQGRTKSELAI; via the coding sequence ATGACCACGACCGAGACCAGCACCGCCGTCGACCCGTCCGACCTCGAGCCGCTGGAGGAGCAGTGCGAGTGGCGCCGTGACGACCTCGGCGAGAGCTACGTCTTCCACCTCAGCGACGAGCACGTGTCCGAGCTCGACGCCGCCCTCCACGAAGCCGAGCGCCGCTGCGACGACGTGCTCGACGTCACCAAGGACCACTTCCCCCTCCCGACCCTCGGCCCCGAGCTGGCCCGCATCACCGACGAGCTCATCAACGGCCGGGGGGTCACGCTGATCCGCGGTCTGCCCATGGAGCGCTACTCGAAGGAGCGGGCGTCGACGATCTACTGGGGCGTCGGTGCCCACCTCGGTGCGCCCTGGCCGCAGAACGCCAAGGGCCACCTGCTCGGCGATGTGACCGACCAGGGACGCAGCTACACCGACGGGACCTCACGGGGCAACGAGATCGGCGGTGTGCCGTTCCCCTTCCACTCCGACGGCTCCGACCTCGTCGGGCTGTTCTGCCTCGACCCCGGCCTGCGAGGCGGTGCCAGCTTGGTGGCCAACATCGTCACCATCCACAACGAGCTGGTGCGCACCGACCCGGAGCTGGCCGCCGAGCTCTACCAGCCCTATCCCTACGACCTCCGAGGCGAGCAGCCGCCAGGAGGGAAGAGCTGGTACCTGATGCCGATCTGCAGCCGGAAGGGCGCCCGGCTCTTCGTGCGCTACATCCGCCCGTACATCGACTCGGTGACCCGCCACGAGGATGCCCCGCTGATCTCCGACCGGGCCCGGGAAGCCCTCGACCGAGTCGACGAGATGTGCGCCGACCCGAAGCACCACGTGAGCATGGTTCTGCAGCCGGGCGACATGCAGTTCATCAACAACTACCACGTGCTCCACGCCCGCAAGGGCTACGAGGACGACCGCGCCAGCGGCAAGGTCCGCCACCTCAAGCGCCTGTGGTTGGAGACCGAGCTGCTGGCCGACGACGAGAAGCCCGCACACTTCCGCCTCGGGCGCACCGACTCCTACTGGTCCCGCCAGGGCCGCACCAAGAGCGAGCTGGCGATCTAG
- a CDS encoding TrkH family potassium uptake protein, with protein sequence MPSQPRPSLPIHVAALSATVAGVAMMIAAMVDRIDGGPDVAALAVCGVPTTVIGLVVWRSTVVPKEVRSLGVFLTVTMAWVALAVVGAAPYLVSGRLTSFDQALFESISGFTTTGATILRPISETSQGLLLYRAMTQWIGGMGVIVLVIAVLPTVGSGAMSLMTAEAPGPPGERLTPKVRQTARNLWSVYAGFTAVVAVAYLAAGMSIFDGVAHAFTTVSTGGFSPHDASLAHFESAAVEWIAITAMFLAGGSFALYYRALRGRPSPLLRSTEFRAYAALVLIASGVVFVVADVESPMGEHARASLFSITSVVSTTGYATADFGGWSQGAQLIVMVLLPLGAMAGSTAGGVKIVRLLAVASYAHRAALSQLHPRLVRPVRVGDRAIPEEIATRIVGFMILALVIFGGGAVLIALTGPDMITSFSASASSFGNVGPGLGAVSPAGDYLALPWTARLVTMLQMLLGRLEIYPVVLALSVVTMRRRSRATTD encoded by the coding sequence GTGCCATCCCAGCCGCGCCCGTCCCTGCCCATCCACGTCGCCGCGCTGTCGGCCACGGTGGCCGGGGTGGCCATGATGATCGCCGCGATGGTCGACCGGATCGACGGCGGGCCCGATGTCGCCGCCCTCGCCGTGTGCGGCGTTCCCACGACGGTCATCGGCCTGGTGGTCTGGCGCAGCACCGTCGTCCCGAAGGAGGTGCGCAGCCTCGGGGTCTTCCTGACCGTCACCATGGCCTGGGTCGCCCTCGCCGTCGTCGGCGCCGCACCGTATCTGGTGTCGGGTCGCCTCACGTCGTTCGACCAGGCGCTGTTCGAGTCGATCTCCGGCTTCACCACGACCGGCGCCACGATCTTGCGGCCGATCTCGGAGACGTCACAGGGGCTGCTGCTCTACCGGGCGATGACCCAGTGGATCGGGGGCATGGGGGTGATCGTGCTGGTCATCGCGGTCCTGCCCACCGTCGGCAGCGGGGCGATGAGCCTCATGACCGCCGAAGCACCCGGCCCACCCGGCGAGCGCTTGACGCCGAAGGTCCGTCAGACGGCGCGCAACCTCTGGTCGGTCTACGCCGGGTTCACGGCGGTGGTCGCCGTCGCCTACCTGGCCGCCGGGATGAGCATCTTCGACGGCGTCGCCCACGCCTTCACGACCGTGTCGACAGGCGGGTTCTCACCGCACGACGCGTCGCTCGCGCACTTCGAATCGGCAGCGGTCGAGTGGATCGCCATCACGGCCATGTTCCTGGCTGGTGGCAGCTTCGCCCTCTACTACCGGGCGCTGCGCGGCCGCCCGAGCCCGCTGCTCCGCTCGACCGAGTTCCGCGCCTATGCCGCGCTGGTGCTGATCGCGTCAGGCGTGGTGTTCGTCGTCGCCGACGTCGAATCGCCCATGGGGGAGCACGCTCGCGCCTCGCTGTTCTCGATCACGTCGGTCGTCTCGACGACCGGTTACGCCACGGCCGACTTCGGAGGGTGGAGCCAGGGGGCGCAGCTCATCGTCATGGTGCTGCTGCCCCTCGGGGCGATGGCCGGCTCGACCGCCGGCGGGGTGAAGATCGTCCGGCTCCTCGCTGTCGCCAGCTACGCACATCGCGCTGCCCTCAGCCAGCTCCACCCTCGCCTCGTGCGCCCGGTGCGCGTCGGCGACCGCGCCATCCCCGAGGAGATCGCCACGCGGATCGTCGGCTTCATGATCCTGGCGCTGGTGATCTTTGGCGGCGGTGCCGTGCTGATCGCCCTCACCGGGCCCGACATGATCACCTCGTTCTCGGCGTCGGCCTCCAGCTTCGGCAACGTCGGCCCGGGCCTCGGCGCCGTGAGCCCGGCGGGGGACTACCTGGCGCTGCCGTGGACGGCCCGCCTCGTCACCATGCTCCAGATGCTCCTCGGCCGCCTGGAGATCTATCCGGTGGTCCTGGCGCTGTCGGTGGTCACCATGCGGCGCAGGTCGCGTGCCACCACCGACTGA